The following are from one region of the Advenella mimigardefordensis DPN7 genome:
- a CDS encoding ApeA N-terminal domain 1-containing protein: MADCDADKTYLGRFWLPHMGENSAVEGVMTLDKNGATIRLRDQLDDDLLEDATIFARLQGRYNQATLLNCYDSWTRDGKGEILSSRVSSTLVAMGCIREDVGGYCCEFRLPGSEKWLNDPCFDLKIGDAQEMHLHFKARESFESVLTSDVTLERTYRASIAGDRSGTERYEIVRKMIYRLKPDRRLIFDDHWDMMNRLKRLFEFLMQHRLFYEDMKIYDSSPIISYEPDIKIHHVDSYSNNQKQLNRHEFLIYSHEVGSKVDELINKWMELMAEHPAPLQHYFHAFDRQRKDRVLHFVWNVATLEELHKMRFGRKKLDLIDRLKAMRDRWAGAFHRMPSDDVLRHIKNSRHYHAHAAADLRTKAAKGWLLFRYGDFLMALSNLEILSHLGFQKQEAISLTRHNHWMREALDLTTYPGPDD; encoded by the coding sequence TTGGCTGATTGCGATGCGGACAAAACCTATCTAGGGCGCTTTTGGCTACCGCACATGGGCGAGAATAGCGCAGTGGAGGGAGTGATGACCCTCGATAAGAATGGCGCTACGATCCGGCTTCGCGATCAACTTGACGATGACCTATTGGAAGATGCGACAATCTTTGCCCGTCTACAAGGGCGCTACAACCAGGCCACGCTTTTAAATTGTTACGATTCCTGGACCCGAGATGGAAAAGGGGAAATTCTGTCTTCTCGTGTGAGTTCGACTTTGGTGGCGATGGGTTGTATCCGGGAAGATGTTGGTGGCTATTGCTGTGAGTTTCGTTTACCAGGCAGCGAAAAATGGCTAAACGATCCGTGCTTCGATCTGAAGATCGGAGATGCTCAAGAAATGCATCTTCATTTCAAAGCTAGGGAGTCGTTCGAGTCCGTTCTAACCAGCGATGTGACGCTGGAGCGGACTTACAGAGCATCAATTGCTGGAGACCGGAGTGGTACCGAGCGTTACGAGATAGTTAGAAAGATGATTTATCGACTCAAGCCCGACAGGCGGTTGATCTTCGATGACCATTGGGACATGATGAATCGACTGAAGCGGTTATTTGAGTTTTTAATGCAGCACCGTCTGTTTTATGAGGACATGAAAATATATGATAGTTCTCCCATAATCAGTTATGAACCGGACATCAAAATCCACCATGTGGATTCATATTCAAACAATCAGAAGCAATTAAACCGACACGAGTTCCTTATTTACTCCCATGAAGTGGGGAGTAAAGTCGATGAGTTAATAAACAAGTGGATGGAACTTATGGCGGAGCATCCCGCACCGCTCCAGCACTACTTCCATGCGTTTGATCGTCAACGTAAAGACCGTGTACTTCATTTTGTCTGGAACGTGGCCACCTTGGAAGAGCTGCACAAGATGCGTTTTGGTAGAAAGAAATTAGATCTGATTGATCGACTGAAAGCAATGAGAGACCGGTGGGCCGGGGCCTTTCATCGGATGCCATCCGACGACGTTCTTCGTCATATTAAGAACAGTCGCCATTATCATGCCCATGCAGCAGCAGATCTTAGGACTAAGGCCGCGAAGGGATGGTTATTGTTTCGGTATGGTGATTTCCTAATGGCATTGTCAAACCTTGAAATTCTCTCGCACCTCGGCTTCCAGAAACAGGAGGCGATCTCCCTCACTCGACATAACCATTGGATGAGGGAAGCTCTCGATCTGACGACATATCCCGGACCCGACGACTGA
- a CDS encoding hemerythrin domain-containing protein yields the protein MMETVYDALRESHETQRSLCMRLLRSKPGTNSRDNIFRELYIELEAHAAAEERFLYAPILMDDNGLSPSRHALAEHHEIEEMLEELQSEPSNSPGWLAQAKALSKKVHHHLREEEKKFFQVSGKILTDAQKTKLAKQYRRDFERMKKVLA from the coding sequence ATGATGGAAACGGTTTATGATGCACTGCGCGAAAGCCACGAAACGCAACGTAGTCTCTGCATGCGACTGCTCCGCAGCAAACCTGGTACTAATAGTCGGGACAACATCTTCAGGGAACTGTATATTGAGCTTGAAGCACATGCAGCCGCAGAAGAACGATTTTTGTATGCGCCCATTCTGATGGACGATAACGGCTTGTCGCCGTCGCGCCATGCTCTGGCTGAGCACCATGAGATCGAGGAAATGCTGGAGGAGTTGCAGTCCGAGCCGTCCAACTCGCCCGGGTGGCTGGCGCAGGCCAAGGCACTTTCCAAAAAAGTGCATCATCATTTGCGCGAAGAGGAAAAGAAATTCTTTCAGGTTTCAGGAAAAATTCTGACCGATGCGCAAAAGACGAAACTGGCAAAGCAATATCGTCGGGATTTTGAGCGCATGAAGAAGGTGCTTGCCTGA
- a CDS encoding entericidin A/B family lipoprotein: MMKKLGLIAVLVSLLGLAACNTISGAGQDIQRGGAAITGAADRHK; the protein is encoded by the coding sequence ATGATGAAAAAATTGGGACTTATTGCTGTACTGGTATCTCTACTCGGCCTGGCTGCATGCAATACCATTTCCGGCGCAGGACAGGATATACAACGTGGTGGTGCTGCCATTACCGGCGCTGCTGATCGCCATAAATAA
- a CDS encoding ferritin-like domain-containing protein, which translates to MKEKSKATAKKSTANQLKLNKAAIERAKKSLDDGAVIAQDNPWREDIVRLLNDALATEIVCILRYKRHHFTATGLESPAIADEFLVHANEESAHADALAKRIVQLGGEPDFSPNTLLARSHADYNDDAGLHEMIKSNLIAERVAIESYTQMIELIGDKDPTTRRLLEGILNDEEEHADELSDWMLSVVTK; encoded by the coding sequence ATGAAAGAAAAGAGCAAAGCAACTGCAAAAAAAAGCACTGCGAATCAACTGAAACTGAACAAGGCGGCCATTGAAAGAGCCAAGAAAAGCCTGGATGACGGCGCCGTTATTGCGCAAGACAATCCCTGGCGTGAAGACATCGTACGCCTGCTGAACGATGCCCTGGCAACAGAAATCGTCTGTATTTTGCGCTATAAGCGCCACCACTTTACCGCGACCGGCCTGGAGTCTCCCGCCATTGCCGATGAATTCCTGGTACACGCCAATGAAGAATCGGCGCATGCCGACGCACTTGCCAAACGCATTGTACAACTGGGGGGCGAACCTGATTTTTCTCCAAATACGTTATTAGCCCGCAGCCACGCTGACTACAATGACGATGCCGGTCTGCATGAGATGATCAAATCAAATCTGATTGCCGAGCGTGTCGCCATTGAATCCTATACGCAAATGATCGAGTTGATCGGCGACAAGGACCCAACAACCCGGCGCCTTCTGGAAGGTATTCTGAACGACGAAGAAGAACATGCCGACGAACTGAGCGACTGGATGCTCTCGGTTGTTACCAAGTGA
- a CDS encoding aminotransferase class I/II-fold pyridoxal phosphate-dependent enzyme, translating to MYHFYDQYCLEQAGKSRLRILPPVDSSVSLDFSSNDYLGLATHPDVVNAAIEAARQYGAGSTGSRLLSGNYKLIEAFERQIARDKHTEAALVFSSGYQANMTVLASLLSRRVLPAPPLVFFDRLNHSSLYNAMFLSGVEYVLFDHNDMDDLRRQLQKYRVSSRPAFIVTETVHGMEGDLLPLAQLVDIAAGYNCFLYLDEAHATGLYGPQGYGLSTTVDLSPVPHMVMGTFSKAIGGAGAYVACNAVMQQFMLNRTAGFIYSTAPSPMSVAAAAQAWRMIPALAGQRQQVFAMADLLRRMLRANCITVMGDGTNIVPVCLGDESDTLALKKALLEDGMMVSAIRPPTVPTGTSRLRIAINALHDRASVNQLAEGIVRHLAAPMAEG from the coding sequence ATGTATCATTTTTACGATCAGTATTGTCTTGAGCAAGCCGGTAAAAGCCGGTTGCGCATATTGCCACCGGTAGATAGTTCCGTCTCGCTCGATTTTTCCAGCAATGACTATCTCGGCCTGGCCACGCATCCCGACGTGGTGAATGCCGCTATTGAGGCCGCTCGCCAATATGGTGCCGGTTCTACCGGATCCCGGCTGCTGTCCGGAAACTACAAATTAATTGAAGCCTTTGAAAGGCAGATCGCCCGGGACAAGCACACCGAGGCTGCGCTTGTATTCAGTTCGGGGTATCAGGCCAATATGACTGTACTGGCCAGTTTGCTGAGTCGGCGGGTGCTGCCGGCGCCACCGCTGGTTTTTTTCGATCGGCTTAATCATTCCAGTCTCTATAACGCGATGTTTTTATCGGGGGTGGAATATGTGTTGTTCGATCACAATGACATGGACGACTTGCGCCGTCAGTTGCAAAAGTACCGCGTATCGTCCCGGCCTGCCTTTATCGTCACCGAGACGGTTCACGGGATGGAAGGGGATTTGTTGCCGCTCGCGCAGCTGGTTGATATTGCCGCCGGCTACAACTGTTTTCTGTATCTGGACGAAGCGCATGCTACCGGTTTATATGGGCCGCAGGGTTATGGCTTGTCCACAACGGTTGATTTATCTCCGGTGCCGCATATGGTGATGGGGACATTCAGCAAGGCGATCGGCGGTGCCGGAGCATACGTTGCCTGCAATGCAGTTATGCAGCAGTTCATGTTGAACAGAACGGCCGGCTTTATTTATTCAACGGCACCGTCGCCCATGAGCGTGGCGGCTGCAGCGCAGGCTTGGCGCATGATTCCGGCGCTGGCCGGACAACGCCAGCAGGTATTTGCCATGGCCGATTTGTTGCGCCGGATGTTGCGCGCCAACTGTATAACGGTGATGGGTGACGGTACCAATATTGTGCCGGTATGTCTGGGAGATGAGTCCGATACGCTGGCCTTGAAAAAAGCCTTGCTGGAAGACGGCATGATGGTGTCTGCTATTCGGCCACCCACCGTCCCCACGGGTACGTCCCGCTTGCGTATTGCAATTAACGCGCTTCATGACCGCGCCAGCGTGAACCAACTGGCCGAGGGCATTGTGCGGCACCTGGCCGCTCCGATGGCGGAGGGCTGA
- the bioD gene encoding dethiobiotin synthase: MRIFVTGTDTNVGKTLASAWLCRHFACDYFKPVQAGLLPMTDSEWVQRYADCHTHPEVYRLHEPASPHYAARLEGRELVLKEIKLPAAQRLVVEGAGGVMVPLATGCLMIDLIDHLGLPVLLVASTKLGTLNHTLLTLQALRQREIPVLGVVLNGPQCDMTAQAITDFGEVPVLQHIPVLSGGVSASALMQVAPTAALKRALGTAG; encoded by the coding sequence ATGCGTATTTTTGTGACCGGAACCGATACCAATGTGGGCAAGACGCTGGCGTCTGCCTGGCTGTGCCGGCATTTTGCATGCGACTATTTCAAGCCGGTGCAGGCGGGTTTGCTGCCCATGACCGACAGTGAATGGGTACAGCGCTATGCCGATTGTCATACTCACCCGGAAGTCTACCGTCTGCACGAACCTGCTTCACCGCATTATGCGGCACGTCTGGAAGGCAGGGAGCTTGTACTGAAAGAAATCAAGCTGCCCGCCGCACAGCGGCTGGTGGTAGAGGGGGCCGGTGGTGTCATGGTCCCGCTCGCTACGGGGTGTCTGATGATCGATCTGATCGACCATCTGGGGCTACCCGTTTTGCTGGTCGCGTCTACCAAGCTGGGAACGCTGAACCATACCTTGCTGACTTTGCAGGCGTTGCGCCAGCGGGAGATCCCCGTGCTGGGCGTGGTGTTGAACGGGCCGCAATGCGACATGACCGCGCAGGCCATTACCGATTTTGGCGAGGTGCCTGTACTGCAACATATACCGGTGTTATCGGGTGGCGTCAGCGCTTCGGCCCTGATGCAGGTCGCGCCGACTGCAGCGCTGAAACGCGCGTTGGGAACAGCAGGATGA
- the bioA gene encoding adenosylmethionine--8-amino-7-oxononanoate transaminase, producing MKRSKIKNSKSRNGKSNRTLAERDKALVWHPFTQEHTAAPRLPVSHGRGPWLFDTDNNAYLDLVSSWWVNLFGHACAPIAQSIAGQANRLEHVLFAGCTHEPAVQLCEALSAVLPTQLHKFFFSDNGSTAVEVALKMAHQYWRNAHGQQRKLFIGFEGGYHGDTFGAMSVGAHCGYHDQFRSLFFESVAVPFPDIWWDDADVQAKEQAALASLEAALSQHAGQVAAMIIEPLVQGAAGMRMCRPQFVARACALARANDTLVIFDEVMTGFGRTGTRFAFEQTGVVPDFLCVSKGITGGFLPLALTITGDPIYEAFLSEQAERAFSHGHSYTANPLACAAAVAAMALLESDETSHALQVLPQCHYEGLQQLQQEVPTIRHPRVTGTVAAFDLPASYPQAAGQLHQRFLEKGLLIRPIGQTVYLLPPYVISQAQLQAAYETIGQVLTQGEG from the coding sequence ATGAAGCGCAGTAAAATCAAGAACAGTAAAAGCAGAAACGGTAAAAGCAATCGCACGCTGGCAGAGCGGGATAAGGCACTGGTGTGGCATCCGTTCACGCAGGAACATACGGCCGCGCCACGTCTGCCGGTCTCGCATGGACGTGGCCCATGGCTTTTCGATACCGACAATAATGCCTATCTTGATCTGGTATCGAGCTGGTGGGTGAATCTGTTCGGACATGCTTGTGCGCCTATTGCGCAAAGCATTGCCGGGCAGGCAAACCGGCTGGAGCATGTGCTGTTTGCCGGCTGCACGCATGAGCCGGCGGTGCAATTGTGCGAGGCACTCAGTGCCGTGCTGCCTACACAACTGCACAAGTTTTTCTTTTCCGATAACGGTTCAACAGCCGTCGAGGTTGCGCTGAAAATGGCGCACCAGTACTGGCGCAATGCGCATGGGCAGCAGCGCAAGCTGTTTATCGGATTTGAAGGTGGCTATCATGGCGATACCTTCGGTGCCATGTCCGTTGGTGCGCATTGTGGTTATCATGATCAATTCCGTTCCCTGTTTTTTGAATCGGTGGCCGTGCCGTTTCCGGATATCTGGTGGGATGATGCGGATGTGCAAGCCAAGGAGCAGGCCGCGCTGGCGTCACTGGAGGCGGCGCTGAGTCAGCATGCCGGTCAGGTTGCCGCGATGATCATCGAGCCGCTGGTGCAGGGGGCGGCGGGCATGCGGATGTGTCGGCCGCAATTTGTTGCTCGGGCATGTGCGCTGGCCCGGGCGAATGATACGCTGGTGATTTTCGATGAAGTGATGACCGGCTTTGGTCGTACCGGTACGCGTTTTGCATTTGAACAGACAGGCGTCGTGCCGGACTTTTTATGCGTCTCCAAGGGAATCACAGGCGGTTTTCTGCCGCTGGCCCTGACGATCACGGGCGACCCTATCTACGAAGCCTTTTTGTCTGAACAGGCTGAGCGGGCATTTTCTCACGGGCATTCCTACACGGCCAATCCGCTGGCTTGCGCTGCCGCAGTCGCGGCCATGGCATTGCTGGAGAGCGATGAGACGTCTCATGCATTGCAGGTTCTGCCTCAGTGTCACTACGAGGGCTTACAGCAGTTGCAGCAGGAGGTGCCGACAATACGCCATCCTCGCGTGACCGGAACCGTCGCCGCCTTTGATCTGCCGGCGTCGTATCCACAAGCCGCAGGACAGCTGCATCAGCGTTTTCTGGAAAAGGGCCTGTTGATTCGTCCGATTGGGCAGACGGTGTATTTGTTACCGCCCTATGTGATCAGCCAGGCGCAGTTGCAGGCAGCGTATGAAACGATAGGGCAGGTTCTTACTCAGGGGGAGGGGTGA
- a CDS encoding aspartate kinase, which produces MSLIVHKYGGTSMGSVERIKNVAKRVAKWHNAGHQVVVVPSAMSGETNRLLGLAKEISDLPDGRELDMLASTGEQASSALLALALQAEGIKARSFTGWQVPVKTDSAFTKARIKSIDDKRVKAELDSGRVVIVTGFQGIDPDGHITTLGRGGSDTSAVAIAAAIGADECLIYTDVDGVYTTDPRVVPEARRLSVISFEEMLEMASLGSKVLQIRSVEFAGKYKVPLRVLSSLTDPAIALQEEKNSGTLITFEEDSKMESAVISGIAFSRDEAKLTLLGVPDKPGVAYAILGPVAKANIDVDMIIQNQSVDGTTDFSFTVNRNEFKRATELLTDTILPAVGAREVLTDDKVCKVSIVGIGMRSHAGVASQMFSTLAKEGVNIQMISTSEIKTSVLIEDKYMELAVRALHKAFGLDQDAAQA; this is translated from the coding sequence ATGTCTCTCATAGTCCACAAATACGGCGGAACCTCCATGGGCTCCGTTGAACGAATCAAGAATGTTGCGAAACGCGTGGCCAAGTGGCACAACGCCGGCCATCAGGTCGTCGTTGTGCCCTCTGCCATGTCCGGTGAAACCAATCGCCTGCTGGGGCTGGCCAAGGAAATTTCCGACTTACCCGATGGCCGTGAACTTGATATGCTCGCCTCTACCGGCGAACAGGCAAGCAGCGCCCTGCTCGCCCTGGCCCTTCAGGCCGAGGGCATCAAAGCCCGCAGTTTCACCGGCTGGCAGGTACCGGTCAAAACCGACTCCGCTTTCACCAAGGCACGCATCAAGTCTATCGACGACAAACGCGTGAAGGCCGAACTGGACAGTGGCCGGGTTGTCATCGTTACCGGTTTTCAGGGTATTGACCCGGACGGTCATATCACGACGCTGGGCCGTGGTGGCTCGGATACCTCAGCCGTGGCAATTGCCGCTGCAATCGGCGCCGATGAATGCCTGATCTATACCGATGTCGATGGCGTCTACACCACCGACCCTCGCGTGGTGCCCGAAGCACGACGCCTGTCTGTCATTTCGTTTGAAGAAATGCTGGAAATGGCATCGCTGGGCTCCAAAGTTCTGCAGATCCGTTCTGTCGAATTTGCCGGCAAATATAAAGTGCCCTTGCGCGTCCTGTCATCACTGACCGATCCTGCCATTGCCCTGCAGGAAGAGAAAAATTCAGGAACATTAATTACCTTTGAGGAAGATTCAAAAATGGAATCCGCTGTCATTTCCGGTATCGCGTTCAGCCGCGACGAAGCCAAACTGACGTTGCTGGGTGTACCTGACAAACCTGGTGTTGCCTATGCCATTCTGGGCCCCGTTGCCAAAGCCAATATCGACGTGGACATGATCATCCAGAACCAGTCGGTTGATGGCACCACCGACTTTTCGTTCACGGTCAACCGCAACGAATTCAAACGTGCAACAGAACTGCTTACCGATACCATCCTGCCGGCAGTCGGTGCCCGCGAAGTGCTGACCGACGATAAAGTGTGCAAAGTATCTATCGTGGGTATCGGCATGCGTTCACACGCCGGTGTTGCCAGCCAAATGTTCAGCACGCTGGCAAAAGAAGGCGTCAACATCCAGATGATCAGCACCAGCGAAATCAAGACATCGGTATTGATTGAAGACAAATACATGGAACTGGCCGTTCGCGCACTGCACAAAGCATTCGGCCTGGACCAGGACGCTGCACAGGCCTGA
- a CDS encoding 2-hydroxyacid dehydrogenase, with protein sequence MATTKIVQVASGTPLVNSHLQENYEVLALWEQADPQAYLAEHGKGVRGLVTTAGHGLKNEWLDSLPDLGVVSSFGVGYDTIDATELKKRGIQLGNTPDVLNACVADLAVCLLLGSARQLVRGDRYVREGRWPTEGAFPLAQSVSGKNVGIVGLGGIGLEVARRLSGFDCEIRYHNRKARADVSYGYEASLTALAEWADYLVLTCVGGPATYHLINREVLLALGGKGTVVNVSRGTVIDEQAMIALLQQDKLGFAALDVFEHEPEVPQLLREHERVTLMPHAASATVETRLKMSQRVIDNLDRFFDTGEVISRVV encoded by the coding sequence ATGGCAACAACCAAAATCGTTCAGGTCGCCAGCGGCACGCCACTGGTCAACAGTCATTTGCAGGAAAATTATGAGGTGCTGGCGCTGTGGGAACAGGCGGACCCGCAGGCGTATCTGGCCGAGCATGGCAAAGGCGTGCGTGGCCTGGTTACCACTGCCGGACATGGATTGAAGAATGAATGGCTTGACAGCCTGCCCGACCTGGGCGTGGTCAGCAGTTTTGGCGTGGGATACGACACGATTGATGCGACTGAACTGAAAAAGCGCGGCATCCAGCTGGGCAATACGCCGGATGTCCTGAATGCATGCGTGGCCGATCTGGCGGTGTGTCTGCTGCTTGGCAGCGCCCGCCAGCTGGTACGGGGCGACCGTTATGTACGGGAAGGACGCTGGCCGACAGAGGGCGCATTTCCGCTGGCGCAGAGCGTGTCGGGCAAGAACGTCGGTATTGTGGGCCTGGGTGGCATCGGGCTGGAAGTGGCGCGCCGCCTGAGCGGTTTTGACTGTGAGATTCGCTACCATAATCGCAAGGCGCGTGCCGATGTGTCCTATGGCTACGAAGCGTCGCTGACCGCCCTGGCTGAGTGGGCCGATTACCTGGTGCTCACATGCGTAGGCGGGCCTGCCACGTATCACCTGATTAATCGTGAGGTGTTGCTTGCTCTGGGGGGCAAGGGAACGGTGGTCAATGTCTCGCGCGGCACGGTGATCGACGAGCAGGCAATGATTGCGTTGCTGCAGCAGGATAAACTGGGGTTCGCGGCGTTGGATGTCTTTGAACACGAGCCGGAAGTGCCGCAGCTGCTGCGTGAGCACGAGCGTGTGACACTGATGCCGCATGCGGCCAGTGCGACTGTGGAAACCCGTCTGAAGATGAGCCAGCGTGTGATCGATAACCTGGACCGGTTCTTTGACACCGGCGAGGTGATCTCCCGGGTTGTGTAG
- the mmsB gene encoding 3-hydroxyisobutyrate dehydrogenase: protein MNIGFIGLGNMGAPMALNLLKAGHQLQVFDLVASAVAELVQAGATAAASPQEVAAARPEVLITMLPASAHVRKVYLGDDGVLAAVDPGVLLIDSSTIDPQTSRDVAAAAQKQGNAMLDAPVSGGTGGAKAGTLTFMVGGEQASFDKARPILEQMGKNIVYCGGAGNGQVAKVANNMLLGISMIGAAEAMSLGVSLGMDPKVLAGIINTSSGRCWSTEVYNPWPQVVETAPASKGYAGGFGTDLMLKDLGLATEAARAAKVPVVMGATAQQLYQTFSVQGNGHLDFSAIIQSMGKVEK from the coding sequence ATGAATATCGGTTTTATCGGGCTGGGTAATATGGGCGCGCCCATGGCGCTGAATTTGCTCAAGGCAGGGCATCAGTTGCAGGTGTTTGATCTGGTCGCCTCTGCGGTGGCGGAACTGGTTCAGGCAGGAGCCACTGCAGCGGCATCGCCGCAGGAGGTGGCCGCTGCCCGCCCCGAGGTGCTTATTACCATGCTGCCGGCCTCGGCGCATGTTCGCAAGGTTTACCTGGGGGACGACGGGGTGCTGGCCGCAGTCGATCCCGGCGTGCTGTTGATAGACTCATCTACCATCGATCCGCAAACATCGCGCGATGTTGCGGCAGCAGCGCAGAAGCAGGGGAATGCCATGCTGGATGCACCGGTCTCGGGTGGTACGGGAGGCGCCAAAGCGGGTACGCTGACGTTTATGGTCGGCGGTGAACAGGCCTCCTTCGACAAGGCCCGGCCCATTCTGGAGCAAATGGGTAAAAATATTGTTTATTGCGGTGGTGCCGGCAATGGGCAGGTGGCCAAGGTTGCCAACAATATGCTGCTGGGCATTTCCATGATTGGCGCGGCCGAGGCCATGAGCCTGGGCGTATCGCTGGGCATGGATCCCAAGGTGCTGGCCGGCATCATCAATACTTCATCGGGGCGTTGCTGGAGCACTGAAGTGTATAACCCCTGGCCGCAGGTCGTGGAAACGGCGCCGGCCTCCAAGGGTTATGCCGGCGGTTTCGGGACAGACCTGATGCTCAAGGACCTGGGGCTGGCCACTGAAGCGGCCCGTGCGGCCAAAGTGCCGGTAGTGATGGGGGCAACGGCGCAGCAGTTGTATCAGACGTTCAGCGTACAGGGCAATGGCCACCTGGATTTTTCCGCCATCATTCAGTCTATGGGGAAGGTTGAAAAATGA
- a CDS encoding acyl-CoA dehydrogenase family protein, translating into MSTFDTALSEEQRMIRDMARDFSQQEIAPQSSAWEEAGWIGEAVLHRMGDLGLLGMVVPEEWGGSKTDYVSYALALEEISAADAATGTLVSVHCSVGCGTLLNSGNDAQKKQWLPELASGRAIACFCLTEPQAGSEAHNLKTRAQLQDGKWVLNGAKQFVTNGKRAKLAIVFAVTDPDLGKRGISAFLVPTDTPGFVVNRVESKLGIRGSDTCAITLENCTIDQENLLGERGRGLSIALSNLENGRIGIGAQAVGIARAALEAAIAYAKERIQFNEPLINHQSIANMLADMHTQVNAARLMVLHAASLKDKGIPCLSETSQAKLFASEMAEKVCSQAIQIHGGYGYLEDYPVQRFYRDARITQIYEGTSEVQRMIITRGLADYNGFCP; encoded by the coding sequence ATGAGCACATTCGACACGGCGCTCAGCGAAGAACAGCGCATGATCCGCGATATGGCGCGCGACTTTTCCCAGCAGGAAATCGCGCCGCAGTCTTCCGCCTGGGAAGAGGCCGGCTGGATCGGTGAAGCGGTGTTGCATCGCATGGGAGATCTGGGTTTGCTGGGAATGGTGGTGCCCGAAGAGTGGGGCGGCTCGAAAACCGATTACGTGTCCTATGCGCTGGCGCTGGAGGAAATCTCTGCAGCAGATGCAGCAACCGGCACCCTGGTCTCTGTGCACTGTTCTGTCGGTTGCGGCACGCTGCTCAACAGCGGTAATGATGCCCAGAAAAAACAGTGGCTGCCCGAACTGGCCAGTGGTCGCGCCATTGCGTGTTTTTGTCTGACCGAACCGCAGGCCGGGTCCGAGGCGCATAATCTGAAAACCCGCGCTCAGTTGCAGGATGGCAAGTGGGTGCTTAACGGTGCCAAGCAGTTCGTGACCAACGGCAAGCGTGCGAAACTGGCCATTGTTTTCGCCGTCACCGATCCGGATCTGGGCAAACGCGGTATTTCCGCTTTTCTGGTACCCACCGATACGCCGGGGTTTGTTGTGAACCGGGTGGAAAGCAAGCTGGGTATCCGGGGATCGGACACGTGCGCCATTACGCTGGAAAACTGCACGATCGATCAGGAAAATCTGCTTGGCGAACGTGGCCGGGGCTTATCCATCGCCTTGTCGAATCTGGAAAACGGTCGCATCGGCATTGGCGCACAGGCTGTGGGTATTGCCCGCGCGGCGCTTGAAGCTGCGATTGCTTACGCCAAAGAACGGATCCAGTTCAATGAACCCCTGATCAATCATCAGAGTATCGCCAATATGCTGGCCGATATGCATACCCAGGTGAACGCTGCCCGGCTGATGGTGTTGCATGCGGCATCGTTGAAAGACAAGGGTATCCCGTGTTTGTCCGAAACCTCCCAGGCCAAGCTGTTTGCGTCCGAGATGGCAGAGAAGGTCTGCTCGCAGGCGATACAGATTCATGGCGGCTATGGCTATCTTGAAGACTACCCGGTGCAGCGTTTTTACCGTGACGCCCGCATTACCCAGATCTACGAGGGAACCAGCGAGGTG